The following proteins are encoded in a genomic region of Rubrobacter xylanophilus DSM 9941:
- a CDS encoding SDR family NAD(P)-dependent oxidoreductase, translated as MLEGKVALVTGASQGLGRALALAYAQAGARLAINARREESIRPVAEEIARAGAQVLAVAADVSRSEDVGRFVGEAVERFGRIDILVNNAGLLGPRVPIVEYPEEEWRRVIDVNLTGAFLVSKAAIPHMPPGSSIINVVSGVSVEGRPRWGAYSVSKFGLEGLTQILAAELKDRGIRVNAVDPGGMRTKMRAAAYPEEDPMSRIPPEENVGVFLHLSSEESREVTGQRFKAQEFGR; from the coding sequence ATGCTGGAAGGCAAGGTGGCACTCGTTACCGGCGCCAGCCAGGGGCTCGGGCGGGCGCTCGCGCTGGCCTACGCCCAGGCGGGGGCCAGGCTCGCCATAAACGCCCGCCGCGAGGAGAGCATCCGCCCGGTGGCCGAGGAGATAGCCCGGGCCGGGGCGCAGGTGCTGGCCGTGGCCGCCGACGTCTCCCGGAGCGAGGACGTGGGGCGGTTCGTGGGCGAGGCGGTCGAGCGCTTCGGCCGCATAGACATCCTGGTGAACAACGCCGGCCTCCTGGGGCCCCGCGTTCCCATCGTCGAGTACCCCGAGGAGGAGTGGCGCCGGGTCATCGACGTGAACCTCACCGGCGCCTTCCTCGTCTCCAAGGCCGCCATCCCCCACATGCCGCCGGGCTCCTCGATCATCAACGTGGTGAGCGGGGTGAGCGTAGAGGGCCGTCCCAGGTGGGGGGCCTACTCGGTGAGCAAGTTCGGGCTGGAGGGGCTCACCCAGATCCTGGCCGCCGAGCTCAAGGACCGCGGCATCCGGGTCAACGCCGTGGACCCGGGGGGGATGCGCACCAAGATGCGGGCCGCCGCCTACCCCGAGGAGGACCCGATGAGCCGCATCCCGCCCGAGGAGAACGTGGGGGTCTTTCTGCACCTCTCCTCCGAGGAGTCGCGGGAGGTGACCGGGCAGCGGTTCAAGGCCCAGGAGTTCGGGCGCTAG
- a CDS encoding class E sortase codes for MKKYNYRKSRLKALLSGLLSLAMIAAGVALIASFFFAGNLGSLATNSDDPGGFNVPNLGSGEAVSGGPEDKTLRLTIPAMSRVEDAVVPTVPGSDVEALDSHKAIHLEGTGFPWEQEANVYIAGHRLGYPGTDSFLAFYDLDKLEDGDKVYVTDANGTTYTYEVFREFVVDPSNLSVTKPIPGKNILTLQTCTLPDYSQRIIVQAELVDVS; via the coding sequence ATGAAGAAGTACAACTACAGAAAGTCGCGCCTCAAGGCGCTCCTCTCCGGCCTCCTGAGCCTCGCCATGATCGCCGCGGGCGTCGCCCTCATCGCCTCCTTCTTCTTCGCCGGCAACCTCGGCAGCCTGGCGACCAACAGCGACGACCCCGGCGGCTTCAACGTGCCCAACCTGGGCAGCGGGGAGGCTGTCTCCGGCGGCCCCGAGGACAAGACCCTCCGGCTGACGATCCCCGCGATGAGCCGGGTGGAGGACGCCGTGGTGCCGACGGTGCCGGGCTCGGACGTCGAGGCCCTGGACTCGCACAAGGCCATCCACCTGGAGGGGACCGGCTTCCCGTGGGAGCAGGAGGCCAACGTGTACATCGCCGGCCACCGGCTGGGCTACCCCGGCACCGACAGCTTTCTGGCCTTCTACGATCTGGACAAGCTCGAGGACGGGGACAAGGTCTACGTGACCGACGCCAACGGCACCACCTACACCTACGAGGTCTTCCGGGAGTTCGTGGTGGACCCCTCGAACCTCTCGGTCACCAAGCCGATCCCCGGCAAGAACATCCTCACCCTCCAGACCTGCACCCTGCCGGACTACTCGCAGCGGATCATCGTGCAGGCCGAGCTGGTGGATGTCTCCTAG
- a CDS encoding APC family permease gives MEDRVRYFEDADRKLKRELGFQQLFFLSFGSIIGSGWLFAALAGAAIAGPAALLSWVIGAVLLIFVGLNYAETSCMIPRSGSVVRYPHLTHGGFLGFIMSWSFMLGTVTVTAIEALAVVQYASVYVRDWTGVELTTVREGVAVLTGAGIVLAVLLMILFFVVNIFGVRFFGEFNRWVSWWKTIIPVLTFVLLFFAFRASNFTEFGGFAPRGFDNVFNAVATAGIVFAYFGFRQGLDFGGEARNPQRDIPAATILSLAAAGAIYFFLQLAFLGALDWDAAGVNPGDWAALNDSEWASQPLYYALESNGGVLVLGAASILSIFAVVLLVDAAISPAGTGWIYMGSSARVLYGMAMHDDLPRWLTRVEDRTGIPMVALVAALVVGCIFFLPFPGWYILVGFITGALVFTFVMGGVQVQVMRRTAPDLPRPYWLKGAAVFSPLGFLAGSMIFYWAGYETLRGVVAAVLIGLALYAFFQGPRRNRISYPVGLALGIPFAVVWLATQYFGPAPLGNGALPFFAYWVLCVAEVVGFVGLVWLFASDRGRREVKAAWWVLFLALALYLLSYYGTYGPLENPPVPFPWDNLIALAVGLVAYYWGVASGYETEEMRSINESGTGLVPTSEEEESLGALRD, from the coding sequence ATGGAAGACAGGGTAAGGTACTTCGAAGATGCGGACCGCAAGCTGAAGCGCGAGCTGGGCTTCCAGCAGCTCTTCTTTCTCTCCTTCGGGAGCATCATCGGGAGCGGCTGGCTGTTCGCCGCCCTGGCGGGCGCGGCCATCGCGGGGCCGGCGGCGCTGCTGTCCTGGGTCATCGGCGCGGTCTTGCTGATATTCGTCGGTCTCAACTACGCCGAGACCTCGTGCATGATCCCGCGCAGCGGCTCGGTGGTGCGCTACCCGCACCTCACGCACGGGGGCTTCCTGGGCTTCATCATGAGCTGGTCGTTCATGCTGGGCACGGTGACGGTCACCGCCATCGAGGCCCTGGCCGTGGTGCAGTACGCCTCCGTCTACGTGCGGGACTGGACGGGCGTAGAGCTGACCACCGTCCGGGAGGGGGTCGCCGTGCTCACCGGGGCGGGGATCGTGCTGGCCGTCCTGCTCATGATCCTCTTCTTCGTCGTCAACATCTTCGGCGTGAGGTTCTTCGGGGAGTTCAACCGGTGGGTCAGCTGGTGGAAGACCATCATCCCCGTTCTTACGTTCGTTCTGCTGTTCTTCGCCTTCCGGGCCTCCAACTTCACCGAGTTCGGGGGCTTCGCCCCGCGCGGCTTCGACAACGTGTTCAACGCCGTAGCCACCGCCGGCATCGTCTTCGCCTACTTCGGGTTCCGGCAGGGGCTGGACTTCGGCGGCGAGGCGCGCAACCCGCAGAGGGACATCCCGGCGGCCACCATACTCTCCTTGGCTGCGGCCGGCGCGATCTACTTCTTCCTCCAGCTCGCGTTTCTGGGGGCGCTGGACTGGGACGCTGCGGGGGTGAATCCCGGCGACTGGGCCGCGCTGAACGACAGCGAGTGGGCGAGCCAGCCCCTCTACTACGCGCTCGAGTCAAACGGCGGCGTGCTCGTGCTGGGCGCCGCCTCCATACTCTCGATCTTCGCGGTGGTCCTGCTCGTGGACGCCGCCATCTCGCCGGCGGGGACCGGCTGGATCTACATGGGCTCCTCCGCCCGGGTGCTCTACGGGATGGCGATGCACGACGACCTGCCCCGCTGGCTGACCAGGGTCGAGGACCGCACCGGGATACCCATGGTGGCCCTCGTCGCCGCCCTGGTGGTCGGTTGCATCTTCTTCCTGCCGTTCCCGGGCTGGTACATCCTGGTGGGCTTCATAACCGGGGCCCTGGTGTTCACCTTCGTCATGGGCGGGGTCCAGGTCCAGGTCATGCGCCGCACCGCCCCGGATCTTCCCCGCCCGTACTGGCTCAAGGGCGCCGCCGTCTTCTCCCCCCTGGGCTTTCTGGCGGGCAGCATGATCTTCTACTGGGCCGGTTACGAGACCTTGAGGGGCGTGGTGGCCGCGGTCCTCATCGGGCTGGCGCTCTACGCCTTCTTCCAGGGGCCGCGCCGGAACCGGATAAGCTACCCCGTGGGGCTCGCCCTGGGCATCCCGTTCGCCGTGGTCTGGCTCGCCACCCAGTACTTCGGGCCGGCCCCCCTCGGCAACGGCGCGCTCCCCTTCTTCGCCTACTGGGTCCTCTGCGTGGCGGAGGTCGTCGGCTTCGTCGGGCTGGTGTGGCTGTTTGCCAGCGACCGGGGCCGGCGCGAGGTGAAGGCTGCGTGGTGGGTGCTGTTTCTCGCGCTGGCGCTCTACCTCCTCTCCTACTACGGGACCTACGGTCCTCTGGAGAACCCGCCGGTGCCCTTCCCCTGGGACAACCTGATCGCGCTGGCCGTCGGGCTCGTCGCCTACTACTGGGGCGTCGCCAGCGGCTATGAGACCGAGGAGATGCGCTCCATAAACGAGTCCGGCACCGGTCTGGTCCCCACCTCGGAGGAAGAGGAGTCCCTCGGCGCCCTCAGGGATTGA
- a CDS encoding sulfurtransferase produces the protein MSDPLVGTAWLEERLGDSRLRVVDIRGYVKKRTVGEGRQEAEYLGAREEYERSHIPGAVYVDWTRDITDPDDPVPVQIAPPERFAEAMGSRGIGDETHVVVYDHAGGQFATRLWWALVYYGHDAVSVLDGGWNRWVAEGRPTTRELPSPAPAAFTPRPRPGWRKEAEEVLRLSRSGEALLLDARDAGQYAGVLARGEGRAGRIPGAAHLHADSLLDPERGGFLPPEELERRVREAGVPEDRESPVVAYCNGGVAATVPLFVLHRLGYRNLSNYDGSWNEWGVRDDLPAER, from the coding sequence GTGAGCGACCCCCTCGTCGGCACCGCCTGGCTAGAGGAGCGCCTGGGGGACTCGCGGCTGCGCGTGGTGGACATCCGGGGCTACGTGAAGAAGAGAACGGTGGGGGAGGGGCGGCAGGAGGCCGAGTACCTGGGCGCCCGCGAGGAGTACGAGCGCTCCCACATCCCCGGGGCGGTCTACGTGGACTGGACCCGCGACATCACCGACCCGGACGACCCCGTCCCGGTGCAGATCGCCCCGCCGGAGCGCTTCGCGGAGGCCATGGGCTCGCGCGGGATCGGCGACGAGACCCACGTCGTCGTCTACGACCACGCCGGCGGCCAGTTCGCCACCCGCCTGTGGTGGGCGCTCGTCTACTACGGGCACGACGCCGTCTCGGTCCTCGACGGGGGGTGGAACCGGTGGGTGGCCGAGGGCCGGCCGACGACCCGCGAGCTTCCCTCCCCCGCCCCCGCCGCCTTCACCCCGCGCCCGCGCCCGGGTTGGAGAAAGGAGGCCGAAGAGGTGCTCCGCCTGAGCCGGAGCGGGGAGGCGCTCCTGCTCGACGCCCGCGACGCGGGCCAGTACGCCGGCGTACTGGCCCGGGGCGAGGGGCGCGCCGGGCGCATCCCCGGCGCGGCGCACCTGCACGCCGACAGCCTCCTCGACCCCGAGCGGGGCGGGTTTCTGCCGCCGGAGGAGCTGGAGCGGCGGGTGCGGGAGGCCGGGGTGCCCGAGGACCGGGAGAGCCCCGTCGTCGCCTACTGCAACGGCGGGGTCGCGGCGACGGTGCCGCTCTTCGTTCTGCACCGTCTGGGGTACCGGAACCTCTCCAACTACGACGGCTCCTGGAACGAGTGGGGCGTCCGGGACGACCTGCCCGCCGAGCGCTGA
- a CDS encoding HD domain-containing protein: MPTEVKSLEVPAPLARLAERFRDSGRELYLVGGYVRDALSGRRGEEVDAATDARPPEIKRLLRPHAGYMWDVGERFGTIGAAVDGYRVEVTTYRSDRYAEGDRHPEVSFGESLMGDLARRDFTINAVAADALSGGIIDPFEGRRDLELGIIRPVGDPLERMREDPLRMLRAVRFVATLSTPEKPFEMTADLERAIRENARWLESISAERIREEFDRILLSPNPALGLRALVRLGLMRYVVPEFMETVDVRQDTELHHKDVFEHTLIVVENVEPEPTLRRAAFFHDIGKPRTLVYEHRCTYCGARSVRREAGEGECEECGGRTVARKIHFYGHENVGSGIARRAMRRLAYSKDEVDAVAHLVREHMRPMSYAMGRDPWTDSAVRRFIRDAHLVRGDRELANVDMLLKLARADITGSAPRRRRAAEESWRSLRERVDRVREQDAIERLKSPLDGNELMEHFGRGPGRWIKHIKDYLENEVVEGRLAQDDKETAWRLAEEYVREHDLFGEGGG, encoded by the coding sequence GGTCGACGCGGCCACCGACGCCCGCCCGCCGGAGATAAAGCGCCTGCTGCGGCCGCACGCCGGCTACATGTGGGACGTCGGGGAGCGCTTCGGGACCATCGGGGCCGCCGTGGACGGCTACAGGGTGGAGGTCACCACCTACCGCAGCGACCGCTACGCCGAGGGGGACCGCCACCCGGAGGTGAGCTTCGGCGAGAGCCTCATGGGGGACCTCGCCCGGCGGGACTTCACCATAAACGCCGTGGCCGCCGACGCGCTCTCGGGCGGGATCATAGACCCCTTCGAGGGTCGGCGGGATCTGGAGCTCGGCATCATCCGCCCGGTCGGGGACCCGCTGGAGCGGATGCGGGAGGACCCCTTGCGGATGCTGCGGGCGGTGCGCTTCGTCGCCACCCTCTCGACCCCGGAGAAGCCCTTCGAGATGACCGCGGACCTGGAGCGGGCGATCCGGGAGAACGCCCGCTGGCTGGAGAGCATAAGCGCCGAGCGCATCCGCGAGGAGTTCGACAGGATCCTCCTCTCCCCCAACCCGGCCCTGGGGCTGCGGGCGCTGGTGCGGCTGGGGCTGATGCGCTACGTGGTGCCGGAGTTCATGGAGACGGTGGACGTGCGCCAGGACACCGAGCTGCACCACAAGGACGTCTTCGAGCACACCCTGATCGTGGTCGAGAACGTGGAGCCGGAGCCCACCCTGCGCCGGGCGGCCTTCTTCCACGACATCGGCAAGCCCCGGACGCTGGTCTACGAGCACCGCTGCACCTACTGCGGCGCCCGGAGCGTCCGCAGGGAGGCCGGGGAGGGGGAGTGCGAGGAGTGCGGCGGCCGGACGGTGGCCAGGAAGATCCACTTCTACGGCCACGAGAACGTGGGCTCCGGCATAGCCCGCCGGGCGATGCGCCGCCTGGCCTACTCGAAGGACGAGGTGGACGCCGTGGCCCATCTGGTGCGGGAGCACATGCGCCCGATGAGCTACGCGATGGGGCGCGACCCCTGGACCGACTCGGCGGTGCGCCGCTTTATCCGGGACGCGCACCTGGTGCGCGGCGACCGGGAGCTGGCCAACGTGGACATGCTGCTGAAGCTGGCCCGGGCGGACATCACCGGCAGCGCCCCCCGGCGCCGCCGGGCCGCCGAGGAGTCCTGGCGCTCGCTGCGCGAGCGGGTGGACCGGGTGCGCGAGCAGGACGCCATAGAGAGGCTGAAGAGCCCCCTCGACGGCAACGAGCTGATGGAGCACTTCGGGCGCGGCCCCGGGCGCTGGATCAAGCACATAAAAGACTACCTGGAGAACGAGGTGGTGGAGGGCCGCCTCGCCCAGGACGACAAGGAGACGGCCTGGCGCCTGGCCGAGGAGTACGTCCGCGAGCACGACCTCTTCGGGGAGGGCGGCGGGTGA